The proteins below come from a single Gimesia alba genomic window:
- a CDS encoding LamG-like jellyroll fold domain-containing protein yields the protein MLRRIQQLVLLLIIFNLSPELHAEGPIQQTLREPWQSQYTQKNAVGKHVLGLWTFDGGTPGADLSGNQQTATFDGAVIESQGRFGAALRSFPGFPVEDKRHWAIVKDSPRLSPRGAFTLEMWIKPEDDFDKAHSAFLLDKKYVSHTDYQLLFTRAGRSGTRTLKAVLGFGDFSETWYSNPLKLEKGTWYHVAFIYNGAGRGQFLINGIPQGEKTITSAGSITPGSRPLTIGDRNGSNYGGFPGLIDQVRISEGELEFRPVRFERVSQRSCFIRMEPKRTLDFDITNLQRTQLPEATVTWSLNGLVQGTSTLKKLAPGQPRTVSFPLNTALRPDKYELSAKLKAGDGQEATAAASFPIQIVPRPLPNRFPVVMWGAGINEIERLKQIGFTHAAGVRANYSKIWQAEKPTLADTEENVKTLRAGLDRGLANGVSFYASLSPGSYLRSRENLQRVNRDGTHPASREDICPVIPEIKQFCYNVGVSMVQTYGDYPAFDSALLHTEVRGHSRPCFHDHDRAAFKKFAGIEIPSEAGPPRGVDYRRLKDFPSSRIVKDDHPLYVYYKWHWKTGDGWNDLNSDLERGLNSTDKKIWTWYDPAMRVASVFGSGGNVDYLSHWTYSYPDPIRINVVLDELFAMARGSQKHQDVMKMTQIIWYRSQTAPQAKKTDQESPQQASWEREQPDAPFITIAPLHLREAFWAKISRPIKGIMYHGWQSLVPTETTGGYRYTNSQTQHELTRLIQEVVQPLGPALKTMPAAKNDIAFYESFAAQVFARRGTYGWNGYWLGDAHQMLQWAGLQTDVVFDETIQQHGLDQYKVLFMMDCDVITESILNEIEAFQKRGGIVVADERVAPAVNADLVIASYKRTGKADLDKRELQKKAQEVRQALAGRYVRAVDSSNSDVVPYCRQGSHADYIFLVNDHREFGDYVGQHGRVMENGLPAKTTLSLNRSKGYLYDLVHHRPVSLKESAGKRAASIQLAPGAGGIYLATEQPLDRVDVTAPKQLKRGESGTISMKVLDPKNRPVAAVIPVEVSIEDAEGRVAEFSGYRALKGGVQTFQIQIAPNDKAGIWRVRVRELASGKETSAFIRVIDDNSAVKPHGLNIKGFNPEQPAG from the coding sequence ATGCTCAGGCGAATTCAGCAGCTTGTTTTGTTGTTAATCATTTTCAATCTCTCCCCGGAATTGCATGCTGAAGGACCAATTCAGCAGACGCTTCGGGAGCCGTGGCAATCTCAGTACACACAGAAGAATGCCGTTGGGAAGCATGTTCTGGGGCTCTGGACCTTTGATGGAGGAACACCCGGAGCCGATCTTTCCGGCAATCAGCAGACAGCGACGTTTGATGGTGCGGTCATTGAATCCCAGGGACGATTTGGCGCTGCCTTGCGTTCATTTCCGGGGTTTCCTGTGGAAGACAAACGGCATTGGGCAATTGTAAAAGATTCTCCTCGTCTCTCTCCGCGTGGGGCATTTACACTGGAGATGTGGATCAAGCCTGAGGACGATTTTGACAAAGCCCATTCTGCTTTTCTGCTCGATAAAAAATATGTGAGCCATACCGACTACCAGTTGCTGTTTACTCGGGCAGGGCGGTCCGGCACACGCACCTTGAAAGCGGTGCTGGGTTTCGGAGACTTTTCAGAGACCTGGTATTCGAATCCGTTGAAGCTGGAAAAGGGCACCTGGTATCACGTTGCTTTTATTTATAACGGAGCCGGTCGTGGGCAGTTTTTGATCAATGGGATTCCCCAAGGAGAGAAAACGATTACGAGTGCCGGCTCGATTACTCCTGGATCTAGACCATTGACGATCGGTGATCGGAATGGGAGCAATTATGGTGGCTTCCCCGGTCTGATTGATCAGGTGCGGATCAGCGAAGGGGAACTTGAATTTCGTCCCGTGCGTTTTGAACGTGTCTCACAGCGATCCTGTTTTATTCGCATGGAACCCAAGCGGACACTCGATTTTGATATTACGAATCTGCAGCGAACCCAGTTACCGGAAGCAACTGTGACCTGGTCCTTAAATGGACTGGTTCAAGGAACTTCCACGCTGAAAAAACTGGCGCCAGGTCAGCCGCGCACTGTTTCATTTCCTCTTAATACCGCATTGCGTCCGGACAAGTATGAATTGAGCGCCAAATTGAAAGCAGGTGACGGGCAGGAAGCAACAGCCGCCGCATCCTTTCCGATTCAGATTGTTCCGCGACCGTTACCCAATCGTTTTCCAGTTGTGATGTGGGGGGCCGGCATCAATGAGATTGAGCGGCTCAAACAGATTGGTTTTACGCATGCGGCTGGAGTTCGTGCTAATTATTCCAAAATCTGGCAAGCGGAAAAACCGACACTGGCAGACACGGAAGAGAATGTGAAAACGCTGCGAGCAGGTTTGGACCGGGGTCTCGCGAATGGGGTTTCCTTTTATGCCTCACTTTCGCCGGGATCCTATCTGCGCAGCCGGGAGAACTTACAGCGGGTGAACCGTGATGGAACCCATCCTGCCAGTCGGGAAGATATCTGTCCTGTGATTCCCGAGATCAAACAGTTTTGTTACAACGTCGGGGTCTCCATGGTGCAGACTTATGGCGATTATCCTGCGTTCGATTCTGCCCTGTTGCATACCGAGGTGCGTGGGCATTCGCGTCCCTGTTTTCATGATCATGATCGAGCCGCCTTCAAAAAGTTTGCCGGAATCGAAATTCCCTCAGAAGCAGGACCGCCACGGGGTGTTGACTATCGACGTCTGAAGGATTTTCCTTCCAGTCGTATCGTGAAAGACGATCATCCGCTTTACGTCTATTACAAATGGCACTGGAAAACCGGTGATGGCTGGAATGATCTTAACAGCGATCTGGAACGGGGGTTGAACTCAACGGATAAGAAAATCTGGACCTGGTACGATCCTGCTATGCGTGTGGCCAGCGTGTTTGGATCTGGCGGGAATGTGGATTATCTCTCGCACTGGACGTATTCCTATCCCGATCCGATTCGCATTAATGTCGTCCTGGATGAACTGTTTGCGATGGCGCGCGGGTCCCAAAAGCATCAGGATGTGATGAAGATGACACAGATCATCTGGTATCGTTCGCAAACCGCACCGCAAGCGAAAAAAACAGATCAGGAATCCCCGCAGCAGGCGAGTTGGGAACGTGAGCAGCCTGATGCGCCATTTATTACGATCGCGCCCCTGCATTTACGGGAAGCATTCTGGGCCAAGATTTCCCGTCCGATTAAGGGGATTATGTATCATGGCTGGCAATCACTGGTGCCGACAGAAACAACCGGTGGCTATCGCTATACCAATTCTCAGACACAGCATGAGCTGACACGCTTGATCCAGGAAGTGGTCCAGCCGTTAGGCCCGGCATTGAAAACGATGCCTGCTGCCAAAAATGATATTGCCTTTTATGAGAGCTTTGCTGCTCAGGTCTTTGCACGCAGAGGCACCTATGGTTGGAACGGTTACTGGCTGGGGGACGCCCATCAGATGCTGCAGTGGGCCGGGCTTCAAACTGATGTCGTCTTTGATGAAACAATCCAACAGCACGGTCTCGATCAGTATAAAGTTCTGTTCATGATGGATTGCGACGTCATTACTGAATCGATCTTAAACGAAATCGAAGCCTTTCAGAAACGCGGGGGAATCGTCGTTGCCGATGAGCGGGTTGCTCCGGCGGTGAACGCAGATCTGGTGATTGCTTCCTATAAACGAACCGGCAAAGCCGACCTGGATAAACGGGAATTGCAGAAAAAAGCACAGGAAGTGCGTCAAGCACTGGCGGGAAGATATGTGAGGGCTGTCGATTCGTCGAACTCCGATGTCGTTCCCTATTGTCGTCAGGGAAGTCACGCAGACTATATTTTCCTGGTGAACGATCATCGTGAATTTGGTGACTATGTCGGTCAACATGGTCGTGTAATGGAAAACGGCTTACCTGCGAAGACGACATTGTCCTTGAACCGTTCCAAGGGGTATCTGTATGACCTGGTTCATCATCGGCCGGTTTCGTTAAAAGAGTCCGCTGGGAAACGGGCTGCCTCGATTCAACTGGCGCCTGGTGCGGGCGGCATTTATCTGGCGACGGAGCAGCCACTGGATCGTGTTGATGTAACTGCCCCCAAACAGCTGAAACGGGGGGAGAGTGGTACCATTTCGATGAAAGTCCTGGACCCGAAAAATCGACCAGTCGCTGCGGTCATTCCCGTCGAAGTCTCCATTGAGGATGCAGAAGGACGCGTTGCCGAGTTTTCCGGTTACCGGGCGCTGAAAGGGGGCGTGCAGACGTTTCAGATTCAGATTGCGCCCAATGACAAAGCTGGGATCTGGCGTGTGCGTGTCAGAGAACTGGCTTCCGGCAAGGAGACTTCCGCCTTTATACGGGTGATCGATGACAATTCTGCGGTCAAACCGCATGGTCTGAATATTAAAGGCTTCAACCCCGAACAGCCGGCCGGCTGA
- a CDS encoding multiheme c-type cytochrome has protein sequence MNVADLRRAPLMQVNGKLRHTLIAVLLLSMTAIAVSCADEPLPSQTEKRTGSKQQAEAALFHRDPAAAWKQFLSANFAGDQACADCHRKEYEAHQRSGHSHTVTRMPESELSAILVKAGVYQDSRRDQKWAFSTRDGQFLVQDETHPTMPALPVTWLLGSGVHAHTAIAVDEKRGQGVELRWTWLTNQNGLGLTPDHEQFDEYNRNSIECFGRPMQHREVLECLGCHMTVGPPPGAPVRADLFIPNIGCERCHGPRKQHAELAKIGRGHESKPLINYDNAEQYITACAQCHRDENSVSSTAQPNELARFQPYGLKKSKCYLNSEGQLSCAYCHDPHDATSHNRAEYIQQCKSCHQDKVQSTVCPVKPQGDCIDCHMPAVEWTAGIKFHDHWIRKPKE, from the coding sequence TTGAATGTCGCCGATTTACGAAGGGCACCGTTGATGCAGGTTAACGGCAAACTGAGGCACACGCTGATAGCCGTCTTGCTTTTGAGTATGACGGCTATCGCCGTTTCCTGCGCTGATGAGCCTCTTCCTTCTCAGACTGAAAAACGAACTGGTAGCAAGCAGCAAGCGGAGGCAGCGTTATTTCATCGCGATCCTGCGGCTGCCTGGAAGCAGTTTCTGTCTGCTAATTTTGCCGGCGATCAAGCCTGCGCCGATTGTCACCGTAAGGAATATGAAGCACACCAGCGTTCCGGCCATTCGCATACTGTGACGCGGATGCCGGAAAGCGAGTTGTCTGCCATTTTAGTTAAAGCCGGTGTCTATCAAGATTCCCGCCGTGATCAGAAGTGGGCGTTCTCAACTCGTGACGGCCAATTTCTGGTACAGGATGAAACGCATCCGACGATGCCCGCACTGCCGGTGACCTGGTTGCTCGGCTCAGGAGTCCATGCCCACACGGCGATTGCCGTCGATGAAAAGCGGGGGCAGGGGGTGGAACTCCGTTGGACCTGGCTGACTAATCAAAATGGCCTTGGTCTGACTCCCGATCATGAACAGTTCGATGAATATAACCGGAACAGTATCGAGTGTTTTGGGCGTCCCATGCAGCATCGTGAAGTGCTGGAATGTCTGGGATGCCACATGACGGTCGGTCCGCCGCCGGGGGCGCCCGTTCGTGCTGACTTATTCATTCCCAATATCGGCTGTGAACGTTGTCACGGCCCTCGTAAGCAACATGCGGAACTTGCGAAAATCGGTCGCGGTCACGAAAGTAAACCACTGATCAATTACGATAACGCGGAACAATACATCACCGCCTGTGCACAGTGTCATCGGGATGAAAACAGTGTTTCTTCGACTGCGCAGCCAAATGAACTGGCCCGTTTTCAGCCGTACGGTTTAAAGAAGAGCAAATGCTATCTGAATTCCGAGGGACAGCTCTCGTGCGCGTATTGTCATGATCCCCACGATGCGACCTCACACAATCGGGCAGAATACATCCAGCAGTGCAAGTCGTGTCACCAGGACAAGGTACAGTCAACCGTCTGCCCCGTGAAGCCACAGGGGGATTGCATTGACTGTCACATGCCAGCTGTCGAATGGACGGCCGGCATCAAGTTTCATGATCACTGGATTCGTAAACCGAAAGAATGA
- a CDS encoding tetratricopeptide repeat protein, whose translation MKQQERKSRNQLQADSRESLPELDCRTASRTVAFVTAGILTSLAGWWVGSVRVEGGLSLPYVRADLIVVSFLCMSPLAILLAESMTGVLKRHNRVLFWTVEFVLFIGAAGILFLALTGDRTSVTLGQDDAWESFILRPTIAFWLLISSLLLAGNLFRYQESASTPRQGALVWLLVCITALVVPAFYTQSRVDEMVTQTEEYLGSGRLGDARKLTREICVLSPWQNIGGTSAGDLARDLDRDCYEIERNLAFMKRRPVQSEEFHFQQARLLSILGQLTAAIRLLEPWTGKSGASPLSYQLLGNIYQQQENWEKSERYYQRALKAWKSLPYSEQQQAGIVAAWKGMAFAERKRGNYAEAEVAYLSALSLVPTADQHYLLAQFYEDTQQTTKARDHAQQAMALNASRYAIPGKKLLTSLQQQHFGCLNVWRRGSL comes from the coding sequence ATGAAACAACAGGAGCGGAAATCGCGAAATCAGTTACAGGCAGACAGCAGAGAAAGTCTGCCGGAGCTTGACTGCCGGACAGCGAGTCGAACGGTGGCATTTGTGACCGCGGGCATTTTAACGTCTCTGGCTGGCTGGTGGGTAGGGAGTGTGCGTGTTGAAGGGGGATTGAGCCTGCCTTATGTTCGCGCTGATCTCATTGTGGTCAGTTTTCTATGCATGTCGCCTTTGGCGATACTGCTTGCGGAATCAATGACCGGGGTTTTAAAACGGCACAATCGTGTATTGTTTTGGACTGTGGAATTCGTTTTATTCATCGGGGCTGCCGGGATCCTTTTTCTGGCATTAACGGGAGATCGGACAAGTGTCACTCTGGGGCAGGATGATGCCTGGGAGTCATTTATATTGCGCCCGACCATTGCCTTCTGGCTCCTGATTTCTTCGCTCTTGCTTGCCGGAAATTTGTTTCGATATCAAGAATCAGCGTCAACGCCGCGCCAGGGAGCTTTGGTCTGGCTGTTGGTTTGTATTACTGCTCTGGTTGTACCTGCGTTTTATACTCAGTCGCGGGTCGATGAAATGGTGACGCAAACGGAAGAATATCTCGGAAGTGGACGATTAGGAGACGCGCGGAAACTGACGCGAGAGATCTGTGTGTTGTCGCCCTGGCAGAACATAGGCGGCACGTCTGCGGGAGATCTGGCACGCGATCTGGATCGGGACTGTTACGAAATCGAACGCAACCTGGCGTTCATGAAGCGGCGTCCCGTTCAAAGCGAAGAATTTCATTTTCAGCAAGCACGTTTGCTTTCCATTTTAGGCCAGCTCACAGCAGCGATCCGCTTGTTGGAACCCTGGACCGGAAAATCAGGAGCTAGTCCACTGAGTTATCAGCTACTGGGGAACATCTATCAACAGCAGGAGAATTGGGAGAAAAGCGAACGGTACTATCAACGGGCGCTGAAGGCCTGGAAATCACTACCGTATTCAGAGCAGCAGCAGGCGGGAATCGTCGCCGCCTGGAAAGGGATGGCATTTGCTGAAAGGAAAAGAGGGAACTATGCGGAAGCAGAAGTTGCGTATTTATCGGCGTTATCACTGGTTCCCACAGCGGACCAGCATTATCTACTGGCCCAGTTTTATGAAGATACACAACAGACGACAAAAGCACGAGATCATGCTCAACAGGCGATGGCGTTGAATGCGTCTCGCTATGCGATACCAGGAAAGAAACTGCTTACCTCTTTACAGCAACAGCACTTTGGTTGTCTGAATGTCTGGCGGAGGGGAAGTCTCTGA
- a CDS encoding DUF1559 domain-containing protein, with translation MQHSRFQQQARQKWRRGFTLIELLVVIAIIAILIALLLPAVQQAREAARRSQCKNNLKQYGIALHNHLDTHGSFPPGYLCYDESGNRFKTGGWQHGQNEIGFHWLVMILPFMEQPGLWDQVKVCADNIRGSSTTNPWDHCEYLAPNHIGRERLPAFNSCPSAPTDNSYYSDGSYGLESLAKGNNYAVSWGSGNMLSWESRSTRGAFGCYFTTQDKISIPSGGSGDHFQQDKGSTDSDFVDGMSNTVAVSEVVGTDGFGGSVSVDIRGVWFSPAMGATIFSAYNNPNARVADVLAGCDSSIPTDAYPYLNCTEERSTADVYAAARSYHTGGVNALMADGAVRFISDNIDNAGIWRPLNTIRYGETIGEF, from the coding sequence ATGCAACATTCACGTTTTCAGCAACAGGCGAGACAGAAATGGCGTCGCGGTTTTACGTTGATTGAACTGCTGGTGGTGATTGCCATCATTGCCATTCTGATTGCCCTGTTATTACCCGCCGTTCAGCAGGCGCGCGAAGCAGCACGCCGCTCACAGTGTAAGAATAACCTCAAGCAGTATGGGATTGCGTTGCACAACCACCTGGATACTCACGGTTCATTCCCGCCCGGATATCTGTGTTATGATGAATCGGGGAATCGTTTCAAAACCGGGGGCTGGCAACATGGTCAGAATGAAATTGGATTCCACTGGCTGGTGATGATTCTACCCTTCATGGAACAGCCTGGGTTGTGGGATCAGGTCAAAGTCTGTGCCGATAATATCAGGGGAAGCTCGACGACGAACCCCTGGGATCATTGTGAATACCTGGCTCCGAATCATATTGGTCGTGAGCGTTTGCCGGCATTTAACAGTTGTCCTTCTGCTCCGACAGACAATTCCTACTATAGTGATGGTTCATATGGGCTGGAATCTTTGGCAAAGGGAAATAACTATGCCGTTAGCTGGGGATCCGGGAATATGCTTTCCTGGGAAAGCCGCAGCACGCGGGGGGCATTCGGCTGTTACTTCACGACGCAGGATAAAATCTCAATACCTTCCGGTGGTTCGGGAGATCATTTTCAACAGGATAAAGGATCGACTGACAGCGACTTTGTCGATGGTATGAGCAATACCGTTGCGGTCAGTGAAGTTGTCGGAACAGACGGTTTTGGTGGAAGCGTGAGTGTTGATATCCGCGGCGTCTGGTTTTCACCGGCAATGGGTGCGACAATCTTCTCTGCCTATAATAATCCCAATGCCCGCGTTGCCGATGTGTTGGCCGGATGTGACTCGTCAATTCCCACAGACGCCTATCCTTATCTGAATTGTACTGAAGAGCGTTCGACAGCTGATGTCTATGCTGCCGCCCGCAGCTACCATACGGGAGGAGTCAATGCCCTGATGGCCGATGGCGCGGTGCGTTTCATTAGTGATAATATCGACAACGCCGGGATCTGGCGGCCGTTGAACACCATCCGCTATGGCGAAACGATAGGTGAATTTTAA